Part of the Garra rufa chromosome 8, GarRuf1.0, whole genome shotgun sequence genome, TATCTCTGCAATACCGCATGTCTTTCTAAATGTGTACTTCTGGATGTGGTGGCTTTTTGTCTTCCACTGATGGCCACAATCGCCAGGAAGCCATGAGCATTGGGTTGGGTGTCTAAACCACCTTCGCCCGAGTGCTCGTGGCTCAACGATTGGTTTCTGGGTGCGGGTAGCAACCTTAAAGCTCGCCCCGCCCCAGTGCCTtttttcccggaggtgcatgaggagccgTGCATAGACATGGCGGGTCCCCTATACGGCTCGTTCGCGTCTCCCGCTGGCCTCTATCAAGAGGATTGGGGACATACACGTATTCTCAGTCAACGAAGCGAGCCTGGCCCGGTTACGTGCCcaaaggttcccaccacgccctttcGGGACCAGATGGTGAACCttcaagctctgcccccggaagAGGCAAGATATATATTATTTCTTTCATTATCCTACGTGACTTCAGTCTGCTTATTAACAAAGACCACAAATGTTGTTCATACTGATAACAACCCTGAAagttttatttccacattttttccacatttatttgtttttccttACCTAAAGCACTGTCTAATATTGCCTATGATTATGTGACAAGACTATTAGGATGAAGGTAATCGCAACAGTGCAATTATACAATTGACTGACTAGCCGTCTTAACGGAAATTCAAATAGTCACTGTTAGTCTATCATTCAGCCACAGGGTGGCAAAAGATTTACAGCTTGTAACTTAGAacatgtttggttttgattatcatgtctatcacactgaaatcatgcatttaaaccatattattttaaacttctgatatagggttttctgagaaCACACATCCAAAGCACGCAATCAGAAAGTGGCTGTCATATGCCCTGTGAGTACTAAAATAAgtcctctttcatgtcttattgtgcttaaactgtcaaatacacacaagtttatgttaaatacacaggagttacaaaaacagtcggttataaTTAGGGCCGTATGCAGGTTTTTATAAATACAGAGGTCCCAAAATGGAGATTAGTAGGCATGtgattacccccccccccccctccctgtTTTTCCTGATTTACATGTGTGCATGAGCAGACATGTAAAtgagcagattttcatgatatgtcaccttcaAACCTccaaaacaataataattgttGCCATAGTTTTGGGTCTTCTCAGGTCCATTCAGTAAAAGAGTCTGCAAAAACCAGTCCCAACTTGTGTCTACGCCACTTGTCAAAATTTTGGACCCAAACCCAGTCAGGTCTTTCAAATATGACTTAATATGTCTTTCTTCTTAAAGTTTTTGACTTTTGGTGTAGCTAGCTGCAACCATTGGTATACCTTACACACGACTTGAAGATGATCTACAGATGTTCAAAGAGAGCCCAGAATTCTGTAGCGTTTCTTTAAatgtagttttgttttgtttttactttgaAATATTTATCTAGATACTTGGACCCAAAAACAATGGACTTGACAGAATTtcattgcatgaaaaaaaaataccaagatttttttcaaaatatcatattttttcagtcataaatgtttaatttaaccATATAGACAtatgaactgcattttggactgTATTTTGAGTCATTCATTTCTGATGAATTctttaaaaatagaataacttGTAACTTGACCAAAGGCTGTGAGAAACAAGCTTTTTTGATCCAGTCTGTGTTTAGGTAGTTTGGGTTTCTTGTTTGGCTGGACCTTGTCATTTAAAAGCATTAATTCCTCATATTTACAGTACACAGGTTAGATTGCTATCAATCTATAGTATaacataatttaataatttcttgCATATGTTATTTTACTACTGATGTCAATATTATATAGGGTTTATATATTATATCAATGATTTTCAAGACAGAATGCTTAGTGTTGTAGaggaattatttattaatataaactCTAGTACCAGGAGTTCATGATACGCCTCATGCTCATGAACCTCATGCCACCCATATTGCTGAAGTTCCTGTACTCTCCAGGGCCGAAGTACCACATCCTGCCTCTGTAGTGGGCATGTTCATAGAAGAGCCAGTGGCCGTCCATAATATGACAGGACTGGCAGTGAGACATGCGGTAACGGTCCATGATGCTGTCACAGTCATCCATCATCTCGTACATCTGACCCATGAAGTTGTCCCTCTCGTAGATCCTCATTCTGTAGGATCCGCTGTACTGTAGTGGAAGAGAAGTACATTATTTTCTAGTTAGACCCAACATCTAATGTAaacaaataacaataaatgtattgttctgcCTCATAAATAACCGTTTTGAAAGGATCCTCTGCACTTGATTTAATAATTTCCTCTATGCCCCACTGATTCAGCTTTTTGCTTTATGATTAAAAAATGTGTAATGGAATATTTCACTTAGAAGTATTCTTAATGAGAGGCTGTGGATTTGAGTGGATACTTTACAAAGGAATACATTTATGGAGCTCACCATAGGGATCATACGGCAGGACCTGATGCAGTTGTTCATTCCAAACATAGACATGTAATCAGCATATTCTCCCCTTCTAAAGAAATACTGATTTCCCATGTAGTTGGGCTGATCATACATCATCCAGCATCCACTGTGGACTCTGCAAGAGTGACAGCGGCTCATGTAGGAGGAGAAATCAGCACAGTCGCTCATACACTCATAAGAGCGACCCTGGAAGTTCCTCTCCTCGTAGAAGGTGACCTTAAAAAATTAAAGATAATATTTTAgtgatttaaagttaaaatgaacaaATACATGAACAATAATTTTTGAGTTAAACTGTGAGGACACTGGTACTAGACTAAGGTTTACCTTCATGGTTGTGCTGGTTGATCCTCAGTAGTTTCACAAAGGAGAAGCTGAAGCTGATTCTGCTTGTTGGCTGACTGTCACCTGTGCTTTTATACTAGACCAAGACTAAAGACTGCAGGGCCTCTATTATTTGTCAGTTCCTGACTGTGCAAGTTAGAAAAGAGGCCCTTTAACTGAAGCATAGTATCTGGATCTTACATTTCTCACATTCGTCCTGTCTCtagaatttctgaaggataaattgtaattataaagCACTAAACTCGCTAAACACATGAAAAGGGTTTAAAGCAATGTATTAAATGTGgttctgttgaaaaaaaaattaagatttttgaaaaaACTTTTTGTCAGATAGATATTGTGTTTACAGTAATGTAGTTAAAGTAACAGATGTAAAGGAAACAGGTacatttagctcaaagggaattaATTATGATATTAATTAAAAGGAATTTGGACAGAACGACTGTCGGTCAGCGATTCATGAACAGGTTATCACACATAATCTCTGAAAcgtatagtgaaaacactattagCATGGTAACAAGATTGGCAGTTTAagagcacaaaacacaagatacttcaCTTTTAATATAAATAGGACTTTATTGGACAAATTCAAGACATATTAACTAATCTAACATATGTAGACACTCACACATTCACAGACAAGTCGcagaaagagagaaagtgagaaaATAATGAGTCTAAGAGAGTGAAAATACATTTCTAGCATTATGTGCAATTGCtaagacctgaacaaccatcaatcgtTTAATTATTCCATGCACTGAGTTTTACAATGAGTCTATTAAACTTTATAATAAATGCATCAGTTCAGCTAGAATCTGGAGGTTTACTTGTGACGTATGTGTTAGAGGATTCCCATTTGTTGTCATGCTGAAAGGAGTTTCCCAGGCTGTTGATTCGCTAGAGGTCTAGTAGCGCCAGGAAGCCAATCTTGGGGAAACCAATCATTATGTGTTGGCTAAAGGATGGTTGCGGAGACATGGCTTTATGGCAAAACTTAACTTAAACATAGAACACATTCAAAACTCTCAATGGAAAGAAAAGAAACTAAAGTAAAAGTAAGAAAGAAGAAAAGTGTGACGAGACTAGGTGGCTTATCTCCTCATGATGGTAGAGGAATAGCAGGAATTCAGGCCAAAAGCACGCCAATAGAGACCAAAACTCAGGCTCAAAGCAGTGGCAAAAGGCAAAATTTGCTCTTGCAGAGTATAATTtagacatgatttctataacaagaaaTGTTTTAGTCACAAACTTTCAACCCCATACATACCAAACTCGAATATAAATCTGTAAACTATTTAATAGTTATACAAAAGAAAATATGCAATAAGTGATTAGATGATAgtcaaatgtgtgggttacatacaTTATATGGAGTTATGCAGTGCATGATATACATTTATCCTCCTCTTAGCATTTTAGGATGTTTTGTTGCATTTTATATATGTAAAGGAAGTCTCTGTACCATTCTAGAGAGGAGTGCAGGATTTTAGTTTTGTGAGGAAGGTTGAAAGCTCTTAGGAGTCTGGGTCTAGTCTCTGTCCTCTGTGGAGAAACATCTCAGGGAAGTGTTAACTCATGATATTCCTCATGGTTTTACTCATGATGGTCATGATGTGTTGTCTCTTTGACTATTAATCTTAGGTTAAAACTGGCAGTGTTAGAGAGGAACTTCCTGGTTCAAACAAAAGCATCCTCTGTTCTAGAGTTAAGGAAGTATTAGTTAGTTAGACTTGTTTCAGACTCGTTGGAGCCCCAGCTTTGCTGGACCTCTGAATTATGGTCATCCACGTTGTCGTTGGGGCCTCTTTGTGGAATTTAGTTCTTTGTGTTGTTTTAACACTGTTATGATTAAATCTGAATTGTCTGATTGTCGAAAAATTTCTTGGCAATAGCAGGAGATGTTAAATTGGCTAAATGTAAAAAATGGCTAAACCTCCAAAATTAATAATGTAAATTTGGCATAGTTTTAGGTCTTCTCAGGTCTATTTAGTAAAATGTTAAATCACCAAAGTCTGCGAATAGCAATCCCAGTGTTCACAGAGAGACAAGAAATCTAtagtgttttttacttttattttttatctagatACTTGGACCCAAAGCATTAGATTTGACAGAAATGTATTGTATGGAAAGAAAATACCTAgagatttttcaaaatataatctggttttttttttcacagtagaAAGACATAATGGACATTTGGACTGCATTTTGGACTGTATTTTGTGTCTTTTATTTCTGATTAATTCTAATTAAATAGAATAACTTTGATGCAGTGTAGTTTGGGTTTCATGTTTGGCTGGACCTTGAAAGCATTCATCCCTCTTATTTACAGTACACAGGTTAGATTGCTATCTTACTATAGTATAACATAATTCATTAATTTCCTGCAGGTGTTATTTGACTACTGATGTAAATATTATTGATAACAATGATTTTTCAGACAATGTTTTGGAGTTGTggagaaattattttattaatataaactCTAGTACCAGGAGTTCATGATACGCCTCATGCTCATGAATCTCATGCCACCCATATTGCTGAAGCTTCTGTACTCTCCAGGCCTGAAGTACCACATTCTGCCTCTGTAGTGGGGCTGCTCATAGAAGAGCCAGTGGCCATCCATAATATGGCAGGACTGACAGTGAGACATGCGATAACGGTCCATGATGTTGTCACAGTCATCCATCATCTCGTACATCTGACCCATGAAGTTGTCCCTCTCATAGATCCTCATTCTGTAGGATCCGCTGTACTGTAGTGGGAGAGAAGTACATTATTTTCTAGTATACAATAACAATAAATTTGTTGTTCTGCCCATTCTAACCATTTTGAAAGGATCCTCTGTGCTTTATAGATTTTAACATTTTCCTCTATGCCTCACTAGATCTACTTTTTGCTTCATAATTAAAAAAACCCCAAATCAATTGAATATTTCCTTTAAGAAGTATTCTTAATGAAAGGCTGTGGATTTAAATGGATATACTACAAAGCAATACATTTATGAAGCTTACCATGGGGATCATACGGCAGGACCTGATGCAGTTGTTCATTCCAAACATAGACATATAATCAGCATACTCTCCCCTTCTGAAGAAATACTGATTTCCCATGTAGTTGGGATTATCGTACATCATCCAGCATCCACTGTGCACTCTGCAAGAGTGACAGCGGCTCATGTAGGAGGAAAAATCACCACAGTCGCTCATACACTCATAAGAGCGACCCTGGAAGTTCCTGTCCTCATAAAAGGtgacctaaaaaaaaacaaagtttatATTTTAGTGATGTAAAGCTAAAATTACTGTTAAACTGTGTGGAAATTGGTGCTAGACCATGGTTTACCTTCATGGTTGCGCTGGCTGATCCTCAGTAGTTCCACAAAGAAGAAGCTGAAGCTGATTCTGCTTGTTGACTGACTGCTGTAACCTGTGCTTTTATACTAGACCAAGACTAAAGACTACAGGGCCTCTATTATTTGTCAGTTCCTGACTGTGCAAGTTAGGAAAGAGGCCACTTTAAGTGAAGCATAGTATCTAGATCTTACTACTTACATTTGTCATGTATTTGAAATTTCTGAAGCATAAATTGTAATTATGAAGCATGAAACTCACTAAACACATGAACGGGTTTAAAGTAATGTTTTAATTGTCCTTCCCTGATTAGCagaaaatgaaatgtttttatttttatttaatttaatgttttgtttgtttgtcaaaTAGATATTGTGTTTACAGCAAGTAAACAGGTCAATTTTGCTCATTGGgaattaattataattttgacaGAATGACTGTCGGTCAGTGAttcattaaaggagaactccggtgtgatattgacctaaagtgtattgaatcatgataccgagtgtgaacgtaccttgcatatttcatctcggtttgtgtccagctgtccgaaatctggggtcagttagccgatgctcacaacagcttgtcaatgaaagtcaatcgggcatcgaaggagccatgtaaataaatcactgttttacaccatttacgaggcacaaagtagctccacacttcatcggtagacttcctagggccctgacatttaaaacgagacattgagaactcagaaaaagcaccggtagttaatttacaagaagatttatacagacatcttccaccaggaacagagcagtcgccgccattttaaatgtagtcacgataagtcgagtgtcgagtacgaaggaaactacaacctgatacgttgataacctgataaattcattggtgctccacactcgatttatcgtgactacatttaagatggcggcgactgctctgttcctggtggaagatgtctgtataaatcttcttgtaaataaactaccggtgctttttctgagttctcaatgtctcgttttaaatgtcagggccctaggaagtctactgatgaagtgtggagctactttgtgcctcgtaaatggcgtaaaacagtgatttatttacatggctccttcgatgcccgattgactttcattgaaaaggtgttgtgagcatcggctaactgaccccagatttcggacagctggacacaaaccgagatgaaatatgcaaggtacgttcacactcggtatcatgattcaatacactttaggtcaatatcacaccggagttctcctttaagcagGCCTTATAACAAACTCTGCAACTGATATTAATATCCAAAGTACAGAGAAAACACTTTATTAGCACGGTTGGAAGATTGGAAGTtcaagacattaacttgtaagcacaaaacacaaaatacttttcttttcaaTATAAATAAGACTTTATTGGACATGCCAAATACATATAAGATAATCtaacatataaacacacacattcacacaagtTGAAGTAAAAAGAGAAAGTGAGAAAAGAATGAGCTTAAAACCCCTTTAGACCCTGTGTCCATTGAAATGGACATCACATGATTTTtagtttaaacaaataaatatttatgttttaataatatgAGCAATGCCTGGTCACTGATTGGGTCCTGATCAACCAATCACAATGAAGATATGACTCCTCTAACTTAATCTGATTGAGCTACAGGCATCACAAAAGAGAGACATTATAACCAACTAGGCAGGAAGAGGAGGAAGCCTACATTTTACCTTTTATATGCAGATTTATGTTAATGGTTGCCTCATCAACTTGCATCTATTATAAAATTAAGACTATCAAATGATAATATTCAAAGTTATTATAAAGATCTTTCAAAGTTGCAGAgcacaggattttttttatttaatgtccaTCGCAATGGACATCAGATTTAGAACGATATCAGCAGGAACCTCATGAATTAGTGGTATAACAGGTTGAGAAATTTTTTGAAGCATTTCAAAGCTATACAGAGCTACACATTTTAATGTTGATGTTTTATGAATATTGatgttaattaataaaattaataatattatattttaaattatgtctTTAAATTGACTAGTCTGTAAATCAATTTTTCATTGGTTTTAGTGAGAAACAGCCATAAGTGGATGTGAGATCAGTGAAAACATAGCAACACACACACTAACACCCCCTCCACGCACACTAATGGCTTGATGCTATAATGCACACAATTATATAATCAATCATTACAATCAGCAAGTACACATAAACccattcacatacacacaaagacatttatacataTACTCAGATTCACCCACTTTAACCAAAAAAGGGGAtcaaactagttttttttttttttagacttcaTATCATCTTACCTTTTTCCCACATTCTTACTGCATTGTTCATTcttacagtatgttttttttttccaaaatcttAAACACTAGTTCAACTATAGTGCACAAATTCTACTTATGTGTGGTTAAAATATgaggatttttatttttcttcCGACCCGGCGTCCATTGCAGTGGACATGAGACAAATCTACTAAAAATGAGTTGGCATAAAACTTTTTTAGACTCATTTATATGTTGGAGAAGATCAAATATCAAGtggataaaaatgtttttgttcagtgAAACAAATTCAGGTCTAAAGGGGTTAAGAGAGTGAAAATATGGAATCCCAAGTTTCTAGCAATAAATGCAATTGCTTAGActtgaacaaccatcaatcatttAATTAACTGTTTCTCAATGAGGCTGTTAAACTTTATAATAAATGCACCAGTTCAGGTAGAATCTGGAGGTTTACTTGCATTGCCTGTGTTAGGAATTTCCCTTTCGTTGTCGTGCTAAAGGGGTTTGCCAGGTTGTTGATTTGCTGAAGGTCTAGTTGCGTCTAGAGTGACGTCTTGGGGAAACCAATCATTGGGTGTTGGCTGAAATATTGGTGCAGAGTCCTGCACGCTAGTTGAACTTTTGAGGCTGATTCACTCTGATATCCTACAAAGACAAGAGgtaaaacttttgtttttattaaagcatttttatttatttctatattttgtttCAACTTTATTGTTTTCTAAAACATCTTTGAGGCGGGGTTTATTTAATTAGTTTATCTGGAGTGTTTTTCGAAACAAATGTTTTAGTGACTCTTAACTTCCTTGTTATTTTTTGGAAGCAGAAGTAaccatgtgtgtgtatatatcagGGATATGCACATAACTAATGTTGCTCACAATCTCTCCATTAATATTCACCTTTTTTTCCCCTGTAAGAGTaggcacggccatttgtaaatttaatgtgtctggcttctggtcttatccacgtccagctatttttagctgtacaaaatagcttgttttgcttcttaatattgcaaactggtgtgtcttactgtattaatgtgttatcttaattatgaacactggtttatagtgcaaacagttttgccATTTACAGCACTTGGTTATTTTTCTCGATATTTCCCTACAGTGGCTAAAAAATGGAAGTCTTGCATATTCACAGAAAACGGCCTACTTCCGCATTGAGAAAAAAGGTGGATGCAACCCCAATTCCAGAAAAGTTGGGACGTTTTGTAAAATGCCATTAAATCAAGAATGTTATTTGTTCAttctttttaacctttatttaatagactgaagttaaaaaaaatgtcagtGCTTTCTCTGGCAAACTTAATTTTGTAAATATGAACAAGTTTTGATGTCTACAACACATTCCAAAAAAGGTTGGGACAGAGGCATGTCAAATACCCTTTccttttaattacacattttaatCGTCTGAGAATTAAGAATGCTAatttttaaagaaagtttttgccCAGACTCATTTGATACAAGACTTAAGCTGTTCAGGAGTCCATAGTCTTTGCTGTCTGATTCCCCTATTTATGGTGGGTCATACATTTTCAATAGGAAATTTGCAAGCCACCCATGCCATTTGCACTGATGCACCCATATACCATTACAAATGTTTGCTTTTGCACCTGTCACTGCTTGAAGTCTGGATGGTCCCTTTCATGTTTGGAACTGACAATTTGATgtctgttttcctcaaaaacaaactGAAATGTGGAATCATCTGACCACAGCACACATTTTCTTAGCTTAGGTGCAAAGAATTTGCTGGCATCTCTGCCTAGAAATTATGTTTCATTAACAAGTTAGGGAGGGGCACGTTCATATAATTAACCTAATTAACATGAAAGGAGCACATTCAGTAGCTAACGCAGTTAACAAGATAAGAGGTATATGGGGAGGTACctgtactctgggttcgggccaaaaTTCAGAGCTAGGAGTCCTCCCCTctgacagcacgccaaatactcATAACCCTTACTCCATTTACTCTATgtattatatgtaagtgtgacCTCATTTGGGTTTCATGTTTTGCTGAACCTTGTCATTTGAAAGCATTCATCCCTTATACTGTTCATTATTTACTGTTCTTAGGTTAGATTGCTACTTACTGTAGTATAACATAATTCAATAATTTCTTACAGGTATTATTTGACTACTGATGTAAATATTATTGATATCAATGATTTTCAGGACAGAATGTTTAGTGTTGTAGaggaattattttaatataaacccTAGTACCAGGAGTTCATGATACGCCTCATGCTCATGAATCTCATGCCACCCATATTGTTGAAGCTCCTGTACTCTCCAGGCCTGAAGTACCACATCCTGCCTCTGTAGTGGGGCTGCTCATAGAAGAGCCAGTGGCCGTCCATAATATGACAGGACTGGCAGTAAGGCATGCGGTAACGGTCCATGATGTTGTCACAGTCATCCATCATCTCGTACATCTGACCCATGAAGTTGTCCCTCTCGTAGATCCTCATTCTGTAGGATCCGCTGTATTGTAGTGGAAGAAAAGTACATTATTTTCTAGTTTATCAGGTAGAAACAACATCTAATGGAAACAAATAGCAATAACTGTATTGTTCTACCTCATAAATTAGCATTCTGAAAGGATACTCTGTGCTTTGAATTTATGGATTTTAACATTTCAATAGGTCAGCTTTTTGCTTTATGATTCAAAAAATAAATGAGTTGAATATTTCATAGTATTCTTAATGAAAGGCTGTGGATTTGAGTGGATACATTGCGAAGCAAAGCATTTATGGCGCTCACCATAGAGATCATACGGCAGGACCTGATGCAGTTGTTCATTCCAAACATAGACATGTGATCAGCATATTCTCCCCTCCTAAAGAAATACTGATTTCCCATGTAGTTGGATCTCCACTCTGCAAGAGTGACAGCGGCTCATGTAGGAGGAGAAGTCACCACAGTCGCTCATACACTCATAAGAGCGACCCTGGAAGTTCCTGTCCTCGTAGAAGGTGAcctaaaaaaaagtttatgattttaaagttaaaattactgTTAAATTGTGTGGAAATTGGTGCTAGACCATGGTTTACCTTCATGGTTGCACTGGTTGATCCTCAGTAGTTCCACAAAGGAGAAGCTGAAGCTGATTCTGCTTGTTGACTGACTGCTTTCACCTGTGCTTTTATACTAGACCAAGACTAAAGACTGCACTAAAGACTAAAGACTGTTATTTGTCAAATCCTGACTGTGCAAGTTAGCAAAGAGGCCACTTTAACTGAAGCATTGTATCTAGACCTTACTACTCACATTCGACTCTAGAATGTCTAAAGTTTAAATTGTGATTATAAATCACTAAACTCTCTAAACACATGAAAGGACTTTAAAGTAATGTTTTAATTGTGCTTCTATGATTAACAGGTAATACAAtgttgacaataaaaaaaaattaaaattatatatatatatatatatatataaatcactaAACTCTCTAAACACATGAAAGGACTTTAAAGTAGTGTTTTAATTGTGCTTCTATGATTAACAGGTAATACAAtgttgacaataaaaaaaaaatatatatatatatattgtcgcGGGGTGAAGAAATACAGGACAGAGTACTCGGTTtagagccccggagggtggattttatttAACAAAGGTGCAAAAGGAATGAATAGATACGGTGGAGTGAAGTGGTGAGTTGGCGTGCTCTTCAATCATCCGTGCAGAGTGAGACTTCGGTGAGGGTGCGTGGATCGTGCTTCAGCTGCTATCTGGGGAAGTAGAGAGAAAGGAGAATGTTACTCTTGCTTCGGAGAAAGCTTCTCGTCAACTGACGGTGTTGCGCCGCTTATGAGAACGCCGGCTGATGAGGCGCAGCTGAAGCCGATCCAACTGTGATGAGTGAGAGCGGGCGCGGCTCGTtagtttccagggcgacgctgatgtaagctcgggacgctcgtcacactcccccccccccAAGCGTCGTCCTGGTCCTGTGAACGAGATGAGACAGTAGGGGAGAGGcagggggtgggtggggagtgacccctgacagacctgagaAAGCTGCCCAGATTCGAGAGAGACCGTCGGCGTTGTTGTTCATGGCTCCAGCACGATGTTTCACATCGAAGTGGAAATCCTGGAGCACGAGGAACCACCTGGTCACCCTGGCATTGGTGTTCTTTGCTTTGGCCATCCACTGGAGCGGGGCATGATCGGTTACCAGGGTGAAGGTCCGACCAAGCAGGTAATAGCGCAgatccaggactgcccacttgatggctaGAGCCTCCTTCTCCACGGTGGCGTAATTTCTCTCGGCCGGGGTCAGCTTCCTGCTGATATACAGCACCGGATGCTCCTCTCCGTCCTGGACCTGGGAAAGGACGGCCCCCAGGCCGGTATCCGATGCGTCAGTTTGTAGCAGGAAGGGGCGGC contains:
- the LOC141340118 gene encoding gamma-crystallin M2-like; translated protein: MKVTFYEDRNFQGRSYECMSDCGDFSSYMSRCHSCRVHSGCWMMYDNPNYMGNQYFFRRGEYADYMSMFGMNNCIRSCRMIPMYSGSYRMRIYERDNFMGQMYEMMDDCDNIMDRYRMSHCQSCHIMDGHWLFYEQPHYRGRMWYFRPGEYRSFSNMGGMRFMSMRRIMNSWY
- the LOC141340117 gene encoding gamma-crystallin M2-like, encoding MKFFKVTFYEERNFQGRSYECMSDCADFSSYMSRCHSCRVHSGCWMMYDQPNYMGNQYFFRRGEYADYMSMFGMNNCIRSCRMIPMYSGSYRMRIYERDNFMGQMYEMMDDCDSIMDRYRMSHCQSCHIMDGHWLFYEHAHYRGRMWYFGPGEYRNFSNMGGMRFMSMRRIMNSWY